The Methylococcus sp. Mc7 genomic sequence GCCGCAACACTTCGGTGCTGCCGTTCAAACGCACTTTCACCGCGATGCGGGTGAACTGGTCTTCCTTGCGCTCGGGGATCACCTGGGTGCTGATCAGTTCGCCTCCCGCGGAGGTCACGGTATCCTTGATGCGCGACTGCAGATCCGCGGCGGCCAGAGCGGGCGTGGCCTGGGAAAACAGGTTCTTCGCCTGTTCGCCTTCGCTGCGGATTTCCTCCAGGCGGCTTTCCCAGTAAGACCTTTCGGCCGCCACCGTCTGAAAGCGCTTCAGCCGGAACAGCAGACTCTCGATCGACTCGTCGTAGCCGGAGGACAGGGCCCACAGCGGCGCCATGATCAATCCGTACAGGGCCAGGATAGCCAGCGCCAGCAAACCCAGGGCCGCGGCCCTGGACTTACTGACCTGGATTTTCAGGTTGAGCAGGCGCTTCAGAAGACCTCCAATTGACCGCATCCGACGCAATCTGGAACCGCTCCAGGCCATTCGATACAT encodes the following:
- the gspM gene encoding type II secretion system protein GspM; translated protein: MRSIGGLLKRLLNLKIQVSKSRAAALGLLALAILALYGLIMAPLWALSSGYDESIESLLFRLKRFQTVAAERSYWESRLEEIRSEGEQAKNLFSQATPALAAADLQSRIKDTVTSAGGELISTQVIPERKEDQFTRIAVKVRLNGSTEVLRQVLYDIESEQPVLFVENLNLRPIRVPPRPGQKQAAPPDKLSIDFDAVGYMSQKAP